One Ostrinia nubilalis chromosome 4, ilOstNubi1.1, whole genome shotgun sequence DNA window includes the following coding sequences:
- the LOC135071219 gene encoding facilitated trehalose transporter Tret1-2 homolog, whose amino-acid sequence MSESITADPGFCTVTSWIQLGYGLWVSLTMVGIGLAFGFPAVTIPQLNEANSTITITTSDESWIASVLTLAAPAGCLVCGYMMDTLGRKLILIICQLPLCVGWLLTGFAADAKQIIIGRIITGLGIGMSMGAPRIYVTEISLPNMRGTVGALPNLAMSMGLTILAAFGAFLKWTTICYVCGAYSLFLFLFNMLLPETPYFVLLKGTEENARKTLKWFRSKKYKVDREINDLMEYKTVNNIRRLQFKEELCLLFTKGVCRPFWIVFVYILLSQISGVTIIFMWTIELIEGSNSSVDANLGNFAMGMTRFITGIFSSLMLYRIGRKPQALISSVGVGLSFIALGSYIHSKSPPSVIPVVCYVSTVMFATLGYYTIPLLIMYELYPLQVRGLLGGITVSLLNFMIFGVNKLYPYLRNLIGIANITLCFGTSSLLGSIYLYFYLPETKGLTLQEIEEYFNDRRATLVSQRHVIAAQLSQGSSSKNVDRSATKSQDMKKKKSENKSEQDKSDVLQLRKKKKDRQSEGSTSASKDERE is encoded by the exons ATGTCAGAGAGTATCACAGCTGACCCTGGGTTCTGTACGGTGACCTCGTGGATTCAGCTGGGCTATGGCTTGTGGGTGAGCCTCACCATGGTGGGCATTGGCTTGGCGTTTGGCTTCCCAGCTGTGACCATACCGCAGTTGAACGAAGCGAATTCGACGATTACAATCACTACGAGTGATGAGAGTTGGATAG CCAGTGTTTTGACCCTGGCCGCGCCAGCTGGGTGCCTTGTGTGTGGCTACATGATGGATACGCTAGGAAGAAAGCTGATCCTGATCATTTGCCAACTGCCTTTGTGTGTTGGCTGGCTGTTGACAGGATTTGCTGCTGACGCCAAGCAAATCATCATAG GACGTATAATAACAGGGCTAGGGATCGGTATGTCAATGGGTGCGCCAAGGATCTACGTCACGGAGATATCGTTGCCGAACATGCGTGGGACGGTCGGGGCCCTCCCTAACCTGGCTATGTCTATGGGCTTAACAATACTG GCAGCATTTGGAGCCTTCCTGAAATGGACTACAATATGCTACGTTTGCGGAGCGTATTCATTATTCCTCTTCTTATTCAACATGTTGCTACCCGAAACTCCATATTTCGTGCTCCTCAAAGGCACAGAAGAAAACGCCAGAAAAACCTTAAAATGGTTCAGATCAAAGAAATATAAGGTGGACAGGGAAATTAATGATCTAATGGAATACAAGACGGTGAACAACATTCGTAG attACAGTTTAAAGAAGAGTTATGCCTTTTGTTCACTAAAGGAGTGTGCAGACCATTCTGGATTGTATTCGTTTATATTTTACTATCACAGATTTCAGGAGTTACAATCATTTTCATGTGGACCATAGAACTTATTGAG GGATCTAACTCGTCAGTTGACGCCAACTTGGGCAACTTTGCAATGGGCATGACAAGGTTTATTACTGGAATCTTTTCTTCGTTGATGTTGTACAGAATTGGAAGGAAACCTCAGGCGTTGATATCAA GTGTCGGTGTAGGCTTGTCTTTCATAGCTCTGGGCTCGTACATCCACTCCAAGAGTCCGCCCAGCGTCATTCCCGTGGTGTGCTACGTGTCCACCGTCATGTTCGCCACCCTCGGCTACTATACCATACCACTTCTGATCATGTACGAGCTGTATCCATTGCAG GTGCGTGGATTATTGGGTGGCATCACAGTGTCGTTGTTGAATTTCATGATATTTGGAGTGAATAAATTGTATCCATATTTACGAAATCTAATCGGAATCGCTAATATAACTTTATGCTTTGGAACATCTTCTTTATTAG GCAGCATCTACCTCTACTTCTACTTGCCAGAGACAAAAGGTCTGACGCTCCAAGAAATAGAGGAATACTTCAATGATCGTCGCGCCACTCTAGTGTCACAGCGCCACGTGATTGCCGCACAACTTAGCCAGGGGTCTTCGTCAAAGAATGTAGACAGAAGCGCGACCAAGTCACAAGATATGAAGAAGAAAAAATCGGAGAACAAATCAGAACAGGACAAATCAGATGTACTGCAGTTGAGGAAGAAAaagaaagacagacagagtgAAGGGTCTACAAGTGCTTCAAAGGATGAGAGAGAATAA
- the LOC135071218 gene encoding facilitated trehalose transporter Tret1-2 homolog isoform X2: protein MADEKTDATPFIQNGTKPVISKADTKKQKDSTKAAAKAARGKAFRQVLAALIANLGTINTGMAFGFSAVALPQLKSNESSIHITNDQASWIASLSAAGTPMGCIISGYLMDAIGRRTTLIVTEIPLIIGWILIAFAQNIPMIYVGRLLVGFGSGMVGAPARVYTAEVAQPHLRGMLGALASVGVSTGVLIQYVLGSALPWHILAGISASVPMLSFLTMLLVPETPNFLLTQDKADRAKNSLAKLRGSTFDLDEEIQKMVNFKEKNHVEPLRTPREIIKALMSPSALKPFSILAIYFFLYQWCGVNTITFYAVEVFEASGATLNKYWLTISMGIIRVIFTVIGCILCRRCGRRPLTFVSAIGCGTTMIVLAVYMYLVAQWRANNEPPMHSWIPVAAIFLFTISCTLGYLIVPWVMIGEVYPTQVRGIVGGMTTCAAHLSVFSVVKTFNLLKGALNDYGVFALYGCMSIVGTVFYYFFLPETKGRTLQEIEDYFCGRTKTLKKASITDTTSKA from the exons AACCGACGCAACCCCCTTCATCCAGAATGGGACCAAACCAGTCATCAGCAAGGCTGACACGAAGAAGCAGAAGGATTCCACAAAGGCCGCTGCCAAGGCTGCCAGAGGAAAGGCCTTTAGGCAGGTCTTGGCAGCCCTGATTGCCAACCTTGGCACCATCAACACTGGAATGGCATTTGGGTTCTCAGCGGTGGCACTGCCTCAACTTAAGAGCAATGAGTCTAGTATACATATTACGAACGATCAAGCCAGTTGGATTG CCAGTCTCAGCGCAGCGGGGACTCCCATGGGGTGCATCATCAGTGGATACCTCATGGACGCCATCGGACGTAGAACGACTCTGATTGTTACGGAGATACCCCTTATAATAGGCTGGATACTGATTGCGTTTGCACAGAACATTCCTATGATTTATGTTG GTCGGCTGCTAGTGGGCTTCGGATCAGGCATGGTGGGAGCGCCGGCGCGAGTGTATACTGCAGAAGTAGCGCAGCCGCATCTGAGAGGGATGCTCGGCGCGCTGGCCTCTGTCGGCGTGTCCACTGGAGTCTTGATACAG TACGTGCTTGGAAGCGCGCTACCATGGCACATACTAGCTGGCATCAGCGCTTCCGTCCCCATGCTGTCATTCCTGACGATGCTCCTGGTGCCAGAGACGCCCAACTTCCTCCTCACCCAGGACAAGGCTGATAGAGCCAAGAACTCCCTGGCCAAGCTAAGGGGGTCCACTTTCGACTTGGATGAGGAGATCCAGAAGATGGTCAACTTTAAGGAGAAGAATCATGTTGAACC CTTGAGGACTCCCAGAGAGATCATCAAGGCGCTCATGTCACCATCAGCCCTGAAGCCCTTCAGCATCCTCGCGATCTACTTCTTCCTGTACCAGTGGTGTGGTGTCAACACGATCACCTTCTACGCCGTTGAAGTGTTTGAA GCTTCAGGAGCCACCCTGAACAAGTACTGGCTGACGATCTCCATGGGCATTATCAGGGTCATATTCACCGTCATCGGCTGCATCCTGTGCAGGAGGTGTGGACGCAGACCGCTCACTTTTGTTTCTG CAATCGGATGTGGCACAACCATGATAGTGCTGGCCGTATACATGTACCTCGTAGCGCAGTGGCGAGCTAACAATGAGCCGCCCATGCACTCCTGGATTCCAGTGGCTGCTATCTTCTTATTCACAATCTCGTGCACCCTGGGCTACCTGATCGTGCCGTGGGTGATGATCGGCGAAGTTTATCCTACGCAG GTCCGTGGCATCGTGGGTGGCATGACGACGTGCGCAGCGCACTTGTCGGTGTTCTCGGTCGTGAAAACCTTCAATTTGCTGAAGGGCGCGCTCAACGACTACGGTGTCTTCGCCCTGTACGGATGTATGTCGATAGTTG GCACAGTATTCTACTACTTCTTCCTCCCTGAAACGAAAGGAAGAACTCTCCAAGAGATAGAAGATTACTTCTGCGGCAGAACGAAAACCCTCAAAAAAGCGTCAATCACGGATACTACGAGTAAAGCGTGA
- the LOC135071218 gene encoding facilitated trehalose transporter Tret1-2 homolog isoform X1 translates to MADEKSWLMTGPSTSASSHQNLRYDSATTDATPFIQNGTKPVISKADTKKQKDSTKAAAKAARGKAFRQVLAALIANLGTINTGMAFGFSAVALPQLKSNESSIHITNDQASWIASLSAAGTPMGCIISGYLMDAIGRRTTLIVTEIPLIIGWILIAFAQNIPMIYVGRLLVGFGSGMVGAPARVYTAEVAQPHLRGMLGALASVGVSTGVLIQYVLGSALPWHILAGISASVPMLSFLTMLLVPETPNFLLTQDKADRAKNSLAKLRGSTFDLDEEIQKMVNFKEKNHVEPLRTPREIIKALMSPSALKPFSILAIYFFLYQWCGVNTITFYAVEVFEASGATLNKYWLTISMGIIRVIFTVIGCILCRRCGRRPLTFVSAIGCGTTMIVLAVYMYLVAQWRANNEPPMHSWIPVAAIFLFTISCTLGYLIVPWVMIGEVYPTQVRGIVGGMTTCAAHLSVFSVVKTFNLLKGALNDYGVFALYGCMSIVGTVFYYFFLPETKGRTLQEIEDYFCGRTKTLKKASITDTTSKA, encoded by the exons AACCGACGCAACCCCCTTCATCCAGAATGGGACCAAACCAGTCATCAGCAAGGCTGACACGAAGAAGCAGAAGGATTCCACAAAGGCCGCTGCCAAGGCTGCCAGAGGAAAGGCCTTTAGGCAGGTCTTGGCAGCCCTGATTGCCAACCTTGGCACCATCAACACTGGAATGGCATTTGGGTTCTCAGCGGTGGCACTGCCTCAACTTAAGAGCAATGAGTCTAGTATACATATTACGAACGATCAAGCCAGTTGGATTG CCAGTCTCAGCGCAGCGGGGACTCCCATGGGGTGCATCATCAGTGGATACCTCATGGACGCCATCGGACGTAGAACGACTCTGATTGTTACGGAGATACCCCTTATAATAGGCTGGATACTGATTGCGTTTGCACAGAACATTCCTATGATTTATGTTG GTCGGCTGCTAGTGGGCTTCGGATCAGGCATGGTGGGAGCGCCGGCGCGAGTGTATACTGCAGAAGTAGCGCAGCCGCATCTGAGAGGGATGCTCGGCGCGCTGGCCTCTGTCGGCGTGTCCACTGGAGTCTTGATACAG TACGTGCTTGGAAGCGCGCTACCATGGCACATACTAGCTGGCATCAGCGCTTCCGTCCCCATGCTGTCATTCCTGACGATGCTCCTGGTGCCAGAGACGCCCAACTTCCTCCTCACCCAGGACAAGGCTGATAGAGCCAAGAACTCCCTGGCCAAGCTAAGGGGGTCCACTTTCGACTTGGATGAGGAGATCCAGAAGATGGTCAACTTTAAGGAGAAGAATCATGTTGAACC CTTGAGGACTCCCAGAGAGATCATCAAGGCGCTCATGTCACCATCAGCCCTGAAGCCCTTCAGCATCCTCGCGATCTACTTCTTCCTGTACCAGTGGTGTGGTGTCAACACGATCACCTTCTACGCCGTTGAAGTGTTTGAA GCTTCAGGAGCCACCCTGAACAAGTACTGGCTGACGATCTCCATGGGCATTATCAGGGTCATATTCACCGTCATCGGCTGCATCCTGTGCAGGAGGTGTGGACGCAGACCGCTCACTTTTGTTTCTG CAATCGGATGTGGCACAACCATGATAGTGCTGGCCGTATACATGTACCTCGTAGCGCAGTGGCGAGCTAACAATGAGCCGCCCATGCACTCCTGGATTCCAGTGGCTGCTATCTTCTTATTCACAATCTCGTGCACCCTGGGCTACCTGATCGTGCCGTGGGTGATGATCGGCGAAGTTTATCCTACGCAG GTCCGTGGCATCGTGGGTGGCATGACGACGTGCGCAGCGCACTTGTCGGTGTTCTCGGTCGTGAAAACCTTCAATTTGCTGAAGGGCGCGCTCAACGACTACGGTGTCTTCGCCCTGTACGGATGTATGTCGATAGTTG GCACAGTATTCTACTACTTCTTCCTCCCTGAAACGAAAGGAAGAACTCTCCAAGAGATAGAAGATTACTTCTGCGGCAGAACGAAAACCCTCAAAAAAGCGTCAATCACGGATACTACGAGTAAAGCGTGA